In one window of Opitutus sp. GAS368 DNA:
- a CDS encoding C-terminal binding protein: protein MAQPLVVILCPKEFTFSDPAAVERGVLDGTAEVRTIALDFHEPLPAAALAADVLLLWHNIPIDAAVVAQLKNCRALIRNGVGYDSVDTAAAAARGIPVCNVPDYGTEEVADHAIALTLALCRQLFPLDAEAKRLGWKINVAAKMRRLRTLTFGLIGLGAIGTATALRAKALGFRVVFFDPYLPRGTRKALGIERAESLDELLRSSDVVSVHCPLTKETHGMIGAREIALLKPASYLVNTARGDIVQKAPLFAALRAGRLAGAGLDVVEHEPLQTAEEAATPNLIVTCHAAFCSPEGMIEMRTSSAKIARAAVRGEPVWNKVN from the coding sequence ATGGCCCAGCCCCTCGTTGTCATCCTCTGCCCCAAGGAATTCACCTTCAGCGACCCCGCCGCCGTGGAACGCGGGGTGCTCGACGGCACCGCCGAGGTGCGGACCATCGCGTTGGATTTCCACGAACCGCTGCCGGCGGCGGCGCTGGCGGCGGACGTGCTGCTGCTCTGGCACAACATTCCCATCGACGCGGCGGTCGTCGCCCAACTCAAGAACTGCCGGGCGCTCATCCGCAACGGCGTGGGCTACGACAGCGTGGACACGGCGGCCGCGGCCGCCCGCGGCATCCCGGTCTGCAATGTGCCCGATTACGGCACCGAGGAGGTGGCCGACCATGCCATCGCGCTGACCCTGGCGCTGTGCCGGCAGCTTTTTCCGCTGGACGCCGAGGCCAAGCGGCTGGGCTGGAAAATCAACGTGGCCGCGAAGATGCGCCGGCTGCGCACGCTGACCTTCGGGCTCATCGGCCTCGGCGCGATCGGGACCGCCACGGCGCTGCGGGCCAAGGCCCTGGGTTTTCGCGTCGTCTTCTTCGACCCTTACCTGCCCCGCGGCACGCGCAAGGCCCTGGGCATTGAGCGCGCGGAATCGCTCGACGAGTTGCTGCGGTCTTCCGACGTGGTGTCGGTCCACTGCCCGCTGACCAAGGAAACCCACGGCATGATCGGCGCCCGGGAGATCGCCCTGCTGAAGCCGGCGTCGTATCTCGTGAACACCGCGCGCGGCGACATCGTGCAAAAGGCGCCGCTCTTCGCCGCGCTGCGCGCGGGCCGCCTCGCCGGCGCCGGGCTTGATGTCGTCGAGCACGAGCCGCTGCAAACGGCGGAGGAAGCCGCGACGCCCAACCTGATCGTCACCTGCCACGCGGCGTTCTGCAGCCCCGAGGGTATGATCGAGATGCGCACCAGTTCCGCGAAAATCGCCCGTGCCGCCGTGCGCGGCGAGCCGGTGTGGAACAAGGTCAACTAG
- the rarD gene encoding EamA family transporter RarD: MSKISPHPDATRGALAATGSFLIWGLVPIYWKQLAAVAPLELITHRIVWSLVFLLGVIAWQGNFPVLRAAFKDSRLVGLNLLSSLLLAANWTVYIWAVNTGHVIESSLGYFLVPLVNVTLGSLLLHERLRPLQWTAIGCAALGVGFLLFRVGHVPWIALSLAVTWAGYGLLKKKSALGAITGLTVETLLLFPLAAGALLWWNHTGEGALGRVDAWHHVLVLIVGVVTAVPLLLFAYGAQRIQLTTLGLLQYLAPSVQFLLGYFLYREPFDAARLQAYGFIWCGLALYSADGFWTQRRLLLKSVGAG, encoded by the coding sequence TTGTCCAAGATTTCCCCTCATCCCGATGCCACCCGCGGCGCCCTCGCCGCCACCGGCAGCTTTTTGATCTGGGGCCTGGTGCCGATTTACTGGAAGCAGCTGGCGGCCGTGGCCCCGCTGGAGCTCATCACTCATCGCATCGTGTGGTCGCTGGTGTTCCTGCTGGGGGTGATCGCCTGGCAGGGCAATTTTCCCGTGCTGCGCGCCGCCTTCAAGGATTCCCGGCTGGTCGGGCTCAACCTGCTCAGCAGCCTGCTGCTCGCCGCCAACTGGACCGTCTACATCTGGGCGGTCAACACCGGGCATGTCATCGAATCCAGCCTCGGCTATTTCCTCGTGCCGCTGGTCAACGTCACGCTGGGTTCCCTGCTCCTGCACGAGCGCCTGCGGCCGTTGCAATGGACCGCCATCGGCTGCGCCGCGCTCGGCGTCGGCTTCCTGTTGTTCCGCGTCGGCCATGTGCCGTGGATCGCCCTGTCCCTGGCGGTGACCTGGGCCGGCTACGGCCTGTTGAAGAAAAAATCCGCGCTCGGCGCGATCACCGGCCTCACGGTCGAGACCTTGCTGCTGTTCCCCCTCGCCGCGGGCGCGCTGCTCTGGTGGAACCACACCGGCGAGGGCGCCCTGGGCCGCGTCGACGCCTGGCACCACGTGCTTGTGCTCATCGTCGGCGTGGTGACCGCCGTGCCGCTGTTGCTGTTCGCCTACGGCGCCCAGCGCATCCAATTGACCACACTCGGCCTGTTGCAATACCTGGCCCCCAGCGTGCAGTTCCTGCTCGGTTACTTTCTCTACCGCGAGCCGTTCGACGCCGCGCGCCTGCAGGCCTATGGATTCATCTGGTGCGGGCTCGCCCTCTACAGCGCCGACGGGTTCTGGACCCAGCGCCGGCTGCTGCTCAAGTCCGTCGGCGCGGGCTGA
- a CDS encoding FKBP-type peptidyl-prolyl cis-trans isomerase produces the protein MNTPVLRRLAYVLLALLGLSAAPLHAQREKLPMEDLEFVEKKWPDAKRTYTGLRYLILKPGDAKGPMPEKGMEVTVLYKGMLLDGTVFDESPDAEHPLKMRIGRGNLIEGWEEALQKMHKGEKWLLIVPPEMGYGARGKLPTIKRDATLVFEMELIGFMK, from the coding sequence GTGAATACCCCTGTCCTTCGCCGCCTTGCCTATGTCCTGCTCGCCCTCCTGGGCCTGAGCGCCGCCCCGCTTCACGCACAGCGCGAGAAGCTGCCGATGGAAGACTTGGAGTTCGTCGAGAAGAAATGGCCCGATGCCAAGCGCACCTACACCGGCCTGCGTTACCTCATCCTCAAGCCCGGCGATGCCAAGGGCCCAATGCCGGAAAAAGGCATGGAGGTCACCGTGCTCTACAAGGGCATGCTGCTGGACGGGACCGTCTTTGACGAGTCGCCCGATGCGGAGCACCCGCTCAAGATGCGGATCGGCCGCGGCAACCTCATCGAGGGCTGGGAGGAGGCCCTGCAGAAAATGCACAAGGGCGAGAAATGGCTGCTGATCGTGCCGCCGGAGATGGGCTACGGTGCGCGCGGCAAGCTGCCCACCATCAAACGCGACGCCACGCTCGTGTTCGAGATGGAGCTGATCGGCTTCATGAAGTGA
- a CDS encoding POT family MFS transporter translates to MSNTPYLTAPQKLTTMPPGIPYIVGNEAAERFNFYGMRAVLVVFMTKYLVDRSGTLAPMSENDANKWYHLFLSANYFFPAIGAIVSDAFWGKYNMIIRLSLVYCLGSLVLAFDHTRLGLTLGLTLIAIGAGGIKPCVSSHVGDQFGAGNQHLLARAFGWFYFSVNFGSFFSILLIPVLLDKSGAGLAFGVPAGLMLLATVIFWSGRYKYAHIPPGGKTFLRDTFNAEGFATLGRIAIIFVFVAVFWSLWDQSGGEWVTQAQKMNLHFAGIDWLAAQIQALNAIMILAFIPLFQYVIYPAIDRVWRLTSLRKIGIGLIVTGLSFLVSAWIETQIAAGLRPSIGWQLPAYALLSAGEVMVSITGLEFAYTQAPKHMKAMVQAIYLLAVSAGNLFTALVHVFIANPDGTVKLHGASYYNFFAALSIGCVAFYVFVARAYKEKSYLQGDAPSTEIEAENAATT, encoded by the coding sequence ATGTCTAACACCCCGTATCTCACCGCCCCGCAGAAACTGACCACGATGCCGCCGGGCATCCCCTACATCGTGGGCAACGAGGCCGCCGAGCGGTTCAACTTCTACGGGATGCGCGCCGTCCTCGTCGTGTTCATGACGAAGTATCTGGTCGACCGCAGCGGCACGCTGGCGCCGATGAGCGAGAACGACGCAAACAAATGGTATCACCTGTTCCTCTCGGCCAACTACTTCTTCCCGGCGATCGGCGCGATCGTCTCGGATGCCTTCTGGGGCAAATACAACATGATTATCCGCCTCTCGCTGGTCTACTGCCTCGGCAGCCTGGTGCTGGCGTTTGACCACACGCGGCTCGGCCTGACGCTGGGCCTCACGCTGATCGCCATCGGGGCCGGCGGCATCAAACCCTGCGTGTCCTCGCATGTCGGCGACCAATTCGGCGCCGGCAACCAGCATCTCCTCGCCCGCGCCTTCGGCTGGTTTTACTTCTCGGTGAACTTCGGCTCGTTCTTCTCGATCCTGCTCATCCCGGTCCTGCTCGACAAATCCGGCGCCGGCCTCGCCTTCGGCGTGCCAGCCGGGCTCATGCTGCTGGCCACGGTGATTTTCTGGAGCGGCCGCTACAAATACGCGCACATCCCGCCGGGCGGGAAGACCTTCCTGCGCGACACCTTCAACGCCGAGGGATTCGCAACCCTCGGTCGCATCGCGATCATCTTCGTGTTTGTTGCCGTCTTCTGGTCGCTCTGGGACCAGAGCGGCGGCGAGTGGGTGACGCAGGCGCAGAAGATGAACCTGCACTTCGCCGGCATCGACTGGCTTGCGGCCCAAATCCAGGCGCTCAACGCGATCATGATCTTGGCGTTCATCCCGCTCTTCCAATACGTGATCTACCCGGCGATCGATCGCGTGTGGCGGCTCACGTCGCTGCGCAAAATCGGCATCGGGCTGATCGTCACCGGGCTCTCGTTCCTCGTCAGCGCCTGGATCGAGACCCAGATCGCCGCCGGCCTGCGACCCAGCATCGGCTGGCAACTGCCCGCCTACGCGCTGCTCTCGGCGGGTGAGGTGATGGTGTCGATCACCGGTCTCGAGTTTGCCTACACCCAGGCCCCGAAGCACATGAAGGCGATGGTGCAGGCCATCTACCTGCTCGCGGTTTCCGCCGGCAATCTCTTCACGGCGCTCGTCCATGTGTTCATCGCCAATCCCGACGGCACCGTGAAACTGCACGGCGCGTCCTACTACAATTTCTTCGCGGCACTCTCGATCGGCTGCGTGGCGTTCTACGTCTTTGTCGCCAGAGCCTACAAAGAAAAATCCTACCTGCAGGGCGACGCGCCCAGCACTGAAATCGAAGCCGAAAACGCCGCCACCACATGA
- a CDS encoding GDSL-type esterase/lipase family protein, with protein sequence MKKLLRFLVPAFAGLVSLAVAQTPAPAPVPATPMMAPTTPVDASVGAPKVGNKRFFELHDSFLARGKAGPIGVLFLGDSITEGWGKAPHIWEHYFGKYQPANFGIGGDQTQHVIWRIENGELDGISPKVVVLMIGTNNSASHTGEQIADAVKKIIDLTRTKIPGVKVLLLAILPRDARRNTDGLITEAAIEDAGKRVAANDRANDLLAKLGDGVNVRFLNTNAIFLGRDGKIPWTIMPDQLHPTAAGYQLWAEAIEKPLAEMMK encoded by the coding sequence ATGAAAAAGCTGCTCCGCTTCCTTGTGCCCGCGTTTGCCGGGCTGGTTTCCCTTGCCGTCGCCCAGACGCCCGCGCCGGCCCCCGTGCCCGCCACCCCGATGATGGCCCCGACCACCCCGGTCGATGCCTCGGTCGGCGCGCCGAAGGTCGGCAACAAGCGCTTCTTCGAGCTGCACGACTCCTTCCTGGCCCGCGGCAAGGCGGGTCCGATCGGCGTGCTCTTCCTCGGCGATTCCATCACCGAGGGCTGGGGCAAAGCCCCGCACATCTGGGAGCACTATTTCGGCAAATACCAGCCGGCCAACTTCGGCATCGGGGGCGACCAGACCCAGCACGTGATCTGGCGCATCGAGAACGGCGAACTGGACGGCATCAGCCCCAAGGTCGTGGTCCTCATGATCGGCACCAACAATTCCGCCTCCCACACCGGCGAGCAGATCGCGGACGCCGTCAAAAAGATCATCGACCTGACCCGGACGAAGATCCCGGGGGTGAAGGTGCTGCTGCTTGCCATCCTGCCCCGCGACGCCCGCCGCAACACCGACGGCCTTATCACCGAGGCTGCCATCGAGGACGCGGGCAAGCGCGTGGCCGCCAACGACCGGGCCAACGACCTGCTCGCCAAGCTGGGCGACGGCGTGAACGTGCGCTTCCTCAATACCAACGCCATCTTCCTCGGCCGGGACGGGAAAATCCCGTGGACCATCATGCCGGACCAGCTGCACCCGACCGCGGCCGGCTACCAGCTCTGGGCCGAGGCGATCGAGAAGCCGCTGGCCGAGATGATGAAGTAG
- a CDS encoding D-alanyl-D-alanine carboxypeptidase family protein: MITARRLFLFPLLALGCAVDAPAAKTAATRPAYVGAIVTEAESGRVLFEDSADTANPPASMTKLMTFAVLQDKLADGSLKLDTPVTVGREDAKFAMKSDSTAVWLKEKETFPVEELIYAMMIQSANDAALVLARAAAGSPEAFVELMNAKARALGMTRTTFRTPHGLSKGRVDPSTTDLTTPRDYAILSRHLVLHTDVLKYTSIKTRQFGAGQRTQLVAMRNHNNLLGKFAGLDGLKTGFTGGAGYCLAATAERNGRRIIVVVMGSPDSKGRDLKVMELFERGFAATPVALPAMKTEGPAAAPAKPAEIPTVKTDKTVPASPAPAKPPEQASTAAEPMFNFRVTPPPAKKP, translated from the coding sequence ATGATCACCGCCCGTCGCCTCTTCCTTTTTCCCCTGCTGGCCCTCGGCTGCGCCGTGGACGCGCCGGCGGCCAAGACGGCCGCCACCCGCCCGGCCTACGTCGGGGCCATCGTGACCGAGGCGGAGTCCGGCCGGGTGCTGTTCGAGGACAGCGCCGACACGGCGAATCCGCCGGCCAGCATGACGAAGCTGATGACCTTCGCCGTGCTGCAAGACAAACTGGCCGACGGTTCCCTCAAGCTCGACACGCCCGTCACGGTCGGCCGCGAGGATGCGAAGTTTGCGATGAAGTCCGACAGCACCGCGGTCTGGCTGAAGGAGAAGGAAACCTTCCCGGTCGAGGAGCTGATCTACGCCATGATGATCCAGTCGGCGAACGATGCGGCGCTGGTCCTGGCCCGGGCGGCGGCCGGTTCGCCGGAGGCGTTCGTGGAGCTGATGAACGCGAAGGCCCGCGCCCTGGGCATGACCCGCACGACCTTCCGGACGCCGCACGGACTGAGCAAGGGACGGGTTGATCCCAGCACGACCGACCTGACCACCCCCCGCGATTACGCGATTCTCTCCCGCCATCTGGTGCTGCACACCGATGTGCTCAAATACACGTCCATCAAGACCCGCCAGTTCGGCGCGGGCCAGCGCACACAGCTGGTCGCGATGCGCAACCACAACAACCTGCTGGGGAAATTCGCGGGATTGGACGGCCTCAAGACCGGCTTTACCGGCGGCGCCGGTTACTGTCTCGCCGCCACCGCCGAGCGCAACGGCCGGCGCATCATCGTTGTGGTGATGGGCAGCCCGGATTCCAAGGGCCGCGATCTCAAGGTCATGGAGCTGTTCGAGCGGGGTTTTGCCGCGACCCCGGTGGCGCTGCCCGCAATGAAGACCGAAGGCCCGGCCGCCGCCCCGGCCAAGCCGGCGGAGATACCCACCGTCAAGACCGACAAGACGGTTCCCGCCAGCCCCGCGCCGGCCAAGCCGCCTGAACAGGCCTCGACCGCCGCGGAACCCATGTTTAATTTCCGCGTCACACCTCCACCCGCCAAAAAACCGTGA
- a CDS encoding acyl-CoA thioesterase has protein sequence MSHPPAPTSSEPQGELVIRTIAMPADTNANGDIFGGWLLSQMDLGAAIYARNLSRSRVTTVAIDAMTFIAPVYVGDIVSCHATLLKVGRTSMRIAVEAWAQRTKGGELVRVTAGVFTYVAIDDAGRPQPVHRT, from the coding sequence ATGTCCCATCCGCCTGCCCCCACCTCCTCCGAGCCGCAAGGCGAGCTGGTCATCCGCACCATCGCGATGCCAGCGGACACCAACGCCAACGGCGACATCTTCGGCGGCTGGCTGCTCTCGCAGATGGACCTCGGCGCCGCCATCTATGCGCGCAACCTTTCCCGCTCCCGCGTCACGACCGTCGCCATTGACGCGATGACGTTCATCGCGCCCGTCTACGTCGGCGACATCGTCAGCTGTCACGCCACCCTCCTCAAGGTCGGCCGCACCTCGATGCGCATTGCGGTCGAGGCCTGGGCCCAGCGCACCAAGGGCGGCGAGCTGGTGCGCGTCACCGCGGGCGTGTTCACCTACGTCGCCATCGATGATGCCGGCCGGCCCCAGCCCGTGCACCGGACCTGA
- a CDS encoding aldehyde dehydrogenase family protein, which produces MPTLTEKKRPASRSAGRPAPELIFGDLWEYDPAPETADPKLKARYDLFIGGKFTAPASGKYFDSINPANESKLAEIAHGSAADVEAAYAAAKKAHDNVWGKMPGKERAKYIYRIARLLQDRAREFAVAETMDGGKPIKESRDFDIPMAAAHFFYHAGWADKLDYVAPGRKVAPLGVVGQVIPWNFPLLMMAWKLAPALAMGNTVVIKPAETTSITALKLAEIFQDAGLPAGVVNIVTGFGDTGAAVMSHPTAAKVAFTGSTEVGKIIMRSLAGTDKKMTMELGGKAANIVFDDAPIGQAVEGIINGIFFNQGHVCCAGSRLLVQETVAAEVLAKLKTRLKVLRVGDPLDKNTDVGAINSKEQLGTIERLVAAGVKEGATLYQAPCKLPAKGYYFRPTLFSGVSMSHRIAREEIFGPVLSILTFRTLEEAVEKANNTAYGLSAGVWTDKGSRILKMSTELKAGVVWANTYNKFDPTSPFGGYKESGFGREGGRQGLLDYCKLV; this is translated from the coding sequence ATGCCCACTCTGACGGAAAAAAAACGTCCCGCGTCCCGGTCCGCCGGCCGCCCGGCGCCCGAGCTCATCTTCGGCGACCTCTGGGAATACGATCCCGCGCCCGAGACCGCCGACCCGAAGCTCAAGGCCCGCTACGATTTGTTCATTGGCGGCAAGTTCACCGCCCCGGCCTCCGGCAAGTATTTCGACTCCATCAATCCGGCTAACGAATCGAAGCTCGCCGAGATCGCCCACGGCAGCGCGGCCGACGTCGAGGCGGCCTACGCCGCGGCCAAGAAGGCTCACGATAACGTCTGGGGCAAGATGCCCGGCAAGGAACGCGCCAAATACATCTACCGCATCGCCCGCCTGCTGCAGGACCGCGCCCGCGAGTTTGCCGTCGCCGAGACGATGGACGGCGGCAAGCCGATCAAGGAGTCGCGCGACTTCGACATCCCGATGGCCGCGGCGCATTTCTTCTATCACGCCGGCTGGGCCGACAAGCTCGACTACGTGGCGCCCGGCCGGAAGGTCGCGCCGCTCGGCGTCGTCGGCCAGGTCATCCCGTGGAATTTCCCGCTGCTGATGATGGCGTGGAAGCTCGCGCCCGCGCTGGCGATGGGCAACACCGTCGTCATCAAGCCGGCCGAGACGACCAGCATCACCGCGCTGAAGCTCGCCGAGATCTTCCAGGACGCCGGCCTGCCCGCGGGCGTCGTCAACATCGTCACCGGCTTCGGCGACACGGGTGCGGCCGTCATGAGCCACCCGACTGCGGCGAAGGTGGCCTTCACCGGCTCGACCGAGGTGGGCAAGATCATCATGCGCTCGCTGGCCGGCACCGACAAGAAGATGACCATGGAGCTCGGCGGCAAGGCGGCGAACATCGTGTTCGACGACGCGCCGATCGGCCAGGCCGTTGAGGGCATCATCAACGGCATCTTCTTCAACCAGGGCCACGTGTGCTGCGCCGGTTCCCGTCTGCTCGTGCAGGAGACGGTGGCCGCCGAGGTGCTCGCGAAACTGAAGACCCGCCTCAAGGTGCTGCGCGTCGGCGACCCGCTCGACAAGAACACCGACGTTGGCGCCATCAACTCGAAGGAGCAGCTCGGCACGATCGAGCGGCTCGTCGCCGCCGGGGTGAAGGAGGGTGCAACGCTCTATCAGGCGCCGTGCAAGCTGCCGGCCAAGGGCTATTATTTCCGCCCGACGCTCTTCTCCGGCGTTTCGATGAGCCACCGGATCGCCCGCGAGGAGATCTTCGGCCCGGTGCTCAGCATCCTGACGTTCCGCACGCTCGAGGAGGCGGTCGAGAAGGCCAACAACACCGCCTACGGCCTGAGCGCCGGCGTGTGGACCGACAAGGGCTCGCGCATCCTGAAGATGTCCACCGAGCTCAAGGCCGGCGTCGTCTGGGCCAACACCTACAACAAGTTCGACCCCACGTCGCCGTTCGGCGGCTACAAGGAGTCCGGCTTCGGCCGCGAGGGTGGCCGCCAGGGCCTGCTCGACTACTGCAAACTGGTATGA
- a CDS encoding GxxExxY protein — protein sequence MDTNGHEEGQILHKELVYSVVGCALEVLKEVGHGLHEKPYENALVVEFKLKGISCEQQRRFDVLYKGIQVAEFVPDLIAGGVVVVDTKVIERITDLERGQMLNYLRITKLRVGLIINFKRAKLEWERIIL from the coding sequence ATGGACACAAATGGACACGAAGAGGGCCAAATCCTCCATAAGGAGCTGGTATACTCGGTTGTCGGTTGTGCCCTCGAAGTGCTCAAGGAAGTGGGACATGGGCTCCATGAGAAGCCTTATGAAAATGCGTTGGTGGTTGAGTTTAAACTCAAGGGTATCTCTTGCGAACAACAGCGACGCTTTGATGTGCTATACAAGGGCATTCAGGTCGCTGAATTTGTCCCGGATCTTATCGCAGGCGGTGTCGTGGTCGTTGATACCAAGGTCATTGAACGCATCACCGATCTGGAGCGCGGCCAGATGCTGAATTATCTTCGGATCACCAAACTGCGTGTCGGCCTCATCATTAATTTCAAGCGCGCCAAACTGGAGTGGGAGCGGATTATCCTCTGA
- a CDS encoding nuclear transport factor 2 family protein, with product MKTLPRLLLLLTLAAGALRAAEDKSIAAARAADDERIAATLAADPARLAAIFSDELRYAHSSGKVDTKTSYVQALTSHNTVYESFKYQERTFKAAGPGVVLMTGRVVIHASNAGQKVVNDLNFLAVWREEAGAWRFLAWQSCKNPAPAEPKP from the coding sequence ATGAAAACACTACCCCGCCTCCTGCTCCTGCTCACCCTGGCCGCCGGTGCCTTGCGCGCCGCCGAGGACAAGTCGATCGCCGCGGCCCGCGCGGCCGACGACGAACGCATCGCCGCCACCCTGGCCGCCGATCCGGCCCGCCTCGCCGCCATCTTTTCGGATGAGCTGCGCTACGCCCACTCGAGCGGCAAGGTCGACACCAAGACCTCCTACGTCCAGGCACTGACCAGCCACAACACCGTCTACGAATCCTTCAAGTATCAGGAACGCACCTTCAAGGCCGCCGGGCCGGGGGTGGTGCTCATGACCGGGCGCGTGGTCATCCATGCGAGCAATGCCGGGCAGAAGGTCGTCAACGACCTGAATTTCCTCGCCGTCTGGCGGGAGGAGGCCGGCGCGTGGCGTTTCCTCGCCTGGCAATCCTGCAAGAACCCGGCGCCGGCCGAGCCAAAACCATAG
- the deoC gene encoding deoxyribose-phosphate aldolase, with protein MTGTAQAAFGRLFHDIGTVDQVGIEERVAKYTTRSIKKGAKLFGLKLAASMVDLTTLEGKDTPGKVASLCQKALSPSDDPDVPTVAAVCVYPSMVKYARRALGEDTPVRIASVATAFPSGQAPLKTRLAEVKAAVADGADEIDMVINRGSFLAGEFQLVQDEIAAVVQACGPATLKVILEVSELETYDNIRAASFLAMRVLRPNDFIKTSTGKTSLNATLGNNQVMIEAIRDFYLDTGTPIAMKPAGGIRTAKQALQFLIAVKETLGDEWLNNTRYRFGASSLLNDLLRQIEKERTGAYQAPYYFSEAAESY; from the coding sequence ATGACAGGCACAGCGCAGGCCGCTTTCGGGCGGTTGTTCCATGATATCGGCACCGTTGACCAGGTGGGCATCGAAGAGCGTGTCGCCAAATACACCACCCGCAGCATCAAGAAGGGCGCGAAGCTTTTCGGCCTGAAATTGGCCGCCTCGATGGTCGACCTCACCACCCTCGAGGGCAAGGACACGCCCGGCAAGGTCGCCTCGCTCTGCCAGAAGGCGCTCAGCCCCTCCGATGACCCCGACGTCCCGACCGTCGCCGCCGTCTGCGTCTATCCGTCCATGGTGAAATACGCCCGCCGTGCGCTGGGCGAGGACACACCCGTCCGCATTGCGTCGGTCGCCACCGCCTTTCCGTCCGGCCAGGCCCCGCTCAAGACCCGCCTCGCCGAGGTGAAGGCCGCCGTCGCCGATGGCGCGGACGAGATCGACATGGTCATCAACCGCGGCTCGTTCCTCGCGGGCGAGTTCCAGCTGGTGCAGGACGAGATCGCCGCCGTGGTGCAGGCCTGCGGCCCGGCGACCCTCAAGGTCATCCTCGAGGTCAGCGAGCTGGAGACCTACGACAACATCCGCGCCGCGTCCTTCCTCGCCATGCGCGTGCTGCGGCCGAACGACTTCATCAAGACCAGCACCGGCAAGACCTCGCTCAACGCCACGCTCGGCAACAACCAGGTGATGATCGAGGCCATCCGCGACTTCTACCTCGATACCGGCACCCCCATCGCGATGAAACCCGCCGGCGGCATCCGCACCGCCAAGCAGGCCCTCCAGTTCCTCATCGCCGTCAAGGAGACACTCGGCGACGAGTGGCTCAACAACACCCGCTACCGCTTCGGCGCCTCCTCGCTGCTCAACGACCTGCTCCGCCAGATCGAGAAGGAGCGCACCGGCGCCTACCAGGCCCCGTATTACTTCAGCGAAGCCGCCGAAAGCTACTGA
- a CDS encoding aldehyde dehydrogenase family protein — protein MSRLPITKTPKVYVGGAFIRSESARTFPIKDAAGSFFANIPQCTRKDLRNAVEAAAKAGPGWARRTPYNRGQIIYRLGEMLEARKADMADALLVGGASRPAAAREIAATIDRLIYYAGWADKYEQVLGNVNPVASPHFNFTVTEPMGIVGLLAPEEAPLLALVSLIAPAITSGNTVVALASTAQPYPAIVLGEMLATSDLPGGVVNLLTGFRKEMVPTFATHTHLRAIAGVASADERKALKLGAAESVKRVKLAKAEEPVDWFSDKAQSLYDLRDHLEFKTTWHPIGA, from the coding sequence ATGAGCCGCCTGCCCATCACCAAGACCCCGAAGGTTTACGTCGGCGGAGCCTTCATCCGCTCCGAGAGCGCGCGCACCTTCCCGATCAAGGACGCCGCCGGCAGCTTCTTCGCCAACATCCCGCAGTGCACCCGCAAGGACCTGCGCAACGCCGTCGAGGCCGCCGCCAAGGCCGGCCCGGGCTGGGCCAGGCGCACGCCCTACAACCGCGGCCAGATCATCTACCGCCTTGGCGAGATGCTGGAGGCGCGCAAGGCCGACATGGCCGACGCGCTCCTGGTCGGTGGCGCATCCAGGCCCGCCGCCGCCAGGGAAATCGCCGCGACGATCGACCGCCTCATCTATTACGCCGGCTGGGCCGACAAATACGAGCAGGTGCTTGGCAACGTAAACCCCGTCGCCTCGCCGCACTTCAACTTCACTGTCACCGAACCCATGGGCATCGTCGGCCTGCTCGCGCCCGAGGAGGCGCCGTTGCTGGCGCTGGTGTCGCTCATCGCCCCGGCCATCACCAGCGGCAACACGGTCGTCGCGCTCGCCTCCACGGCGCAGCCCTATCCGGCGATTGTGCTCGGCGAGATGCTCGCCACAAGCGACCTGCCCGGCGGGGTGGTCAACCTGCTCACCGGTTTCCGCAAGGAGATGGTCCCGACTTTTGCGACGCACACCCACCTCCGCGCCATCGCGGGCGTGGCCAGCGCCGACGAGCGCAAGGCGCTCAAGCTCGGCGCGGCCGAGAGCGTGAAGCGGGTGAAGCTCGCCAAGGCCGAGGAGCCGGTCGACTGGTTCTCCGACAAGGCGCAGAGTCTCTACGACCTCCGCGACCACCTCGAATTCAAGACCACCTGGCACCCCATCGGCGCATGA